The following nucleotide sequence is from Paroedura picta isolate Pp20150507F chromosome 1, Ppicta_v3.0, whole genome shotgun sequence.
ggactgctagctggacaggtGGGGGAGAGATTAAAGGGGAGTCAACTCCACTGATGAGCCATCCCTTTTGTATGGGGGAGTTTATGGGTattgttgttttatcattttcctgtaaaccgccgcgagtctttgagagcggcggtatataaattaaataatgaataaataaataaatagataaataaaataacctgtacatttgtaaataaacaatttgtaaataaacaaatacaaaaagcATTGCGGGTCTCCTCCAAAGGAGACTGCTGCTGGAAAGGGCTGCCCCTAGGACCTCCCTGCTGTCTAGGGAAGTGAGAACACAAAGACACTCATAAAGAGGGCTTAGGGAGGATTCACAGATGCTTCCCTGCTGGCTAAGTCCCGTTTAATTCCACATTAATGCGATAAACGCAGGGCAGAGAAAAAGCGCCGTGCACTTTGAGAAGGCGTCGGTGCAGAGGGGAGCCAAATTCGGAATCCTGTTGAAATTATATGGATTGGCGTGATCTTGCTTACTTGGCACTTGTTCTGGTTGCGCTTCTCAGCACAGGTCTCCTTGCTGTGATGGTGTCTTGCAGCTTCTGAGTGAGGTGGCCCCAGGGGTTTGGCCCTGtgttgcatgcagaagggccaaggtccagtccttggcatctccagttaaaatggttCTTTAGCTATTGGGGACTGGGAGGGACCCTTTTTGCCCTAAGAACTTGCTAGGGGGCCCACTGCTGGCCAGAAGAGGCAGCAATAAGCTGTGTGGGGCATTGGTCCAAGTCACTCTAGGGCAGCTTcagctctcctttcctttcctacagTTCCACCAGTTCCACCagtcaattcccatgagcctccaggCTTCACTGTGGAAATGTTTAGCTGTCTGAGCATCTTTTTCACTTAAAATTCAAAGAAGGAACACAGATTGGAAGACCTTGCTTTCATTTCACCTGAAAACACAGAAGTCTCCAGAAGCTGAATTCAGCGATACCACAGCCtgctttttttctctctgttgGCCTAAGCACCAGTGAGCCCAGAAAATACACTGACAAGAACAGGGAGGGATTCGACCTCAGCTGGGTAACCACTGCTGTTTCTTCCGCAAAGAAGTTGGTGATTCCACCATGTGGGCATGTTCTCCATTTCCTGGGACCTTCTTGCTTTGATATGCATCTAGCCATTTGGCTACACCTTGCCATTTATTTAGCCTTGGATCAAACCCTGTACCTGTCCCCATTTGTCCTGCTAAGCACTGTTAGTGGGCCCTGGGGTGGAGGAAGCCCTGGGGAACGCAGGCTGTGTGAAATGCCCTTGGTTTCCTCTCCCTTTGCTGCAAGGTCTTATTTGTTCTTTAGTCTTGGCAACATATTGATTAGGTTTACTTGCATTTTTCCAATAAAGTCATCTTGGCACCAAGTCAAGGTCTCTTATTGTGGCAATTGGTAGAAACCTCACACTTTGTGAGGAAGTCACCAGATCAAAAATTCAGTAGAAACTTTTATCTGTACAGAAATGTATGTAGCTCTGGGAACCTGGTGTGTGTGCACACCACAACTGCTATGCTGTGTTCTCACCCCAAATACAATTGCCAGAATGTGCACGGTGGTGGAACCTAGCCCGAAAATGTAACAGAGACAGTTTAATGGGAGAAGATCTTGTGCAAGTGAGAAGAGTTTATTTTCATTGTACAGCGCTACCAACATAGGGGGGCCTTACAGAGCAGCattaaacaatttatttaaaGTCTTCCCTGAGGACTTTACAATCTGTCTATTgtattttatcccacctttccttcaaGTAGCTCAGGACCTCCTCCCTTCTCCGTTTCATCCTCagaacaaacctgtgaggtaggtgaacctGAGAAGGTGGCTCATGCAGAATGAGCCAATGAGCTgcgtggcagagtgaggattcgaacctgggtctccctgggccccggtccagcactctaacctctacaccacatgGTTCTGTCTAAATTTTGACCTCGTGGGGGAGGGAACCGGAGTAGTTGCAACAGGGAGTGATACAACAGAGAGCTACATCTACATGGGCTTTGGTGAAACTGGGGCAAAAACTAAAGGTGACCTCAAAGTTCccataggaaaaaaaaaaagcagtccgGAGGGAAAGAATCTAGGTGTTCCAGGGGCAAAATCAGGCATGGCCTCCACCTTGGCAGCTCATTTGCCAAAATGAAGTTACTGTACTCTTGTTGGAACCCTTCCTGTCAGCTGCCATTTCAttggccctcctgcctgctgggtCATCCCTTCTCCCATGGCAAAGCTCAGGAGCTCAAATCCTCCAGTTTGAGAGTTCAAGAAATTGTCTGGAATCACAAAAGTCTTTTTGCCCCCAGAGGCCCCCTCTCCATCCGTCCTACAAAAATCTCCAGCGGTTTTACAGAATCACCTCCTCCAAGTCGCTTTCGAAAGAGGACAGCcctgaaaacacagaaaacagaggGGGGGCATTACTGAGAAGCCACAAGCCAGAATAAGCTGCAAAAGATTCTGGGATGTATTCAACAATGAGCTCCCAGGCTGGGCCCGTTAGGCCTAGCGTTGCTTGCATCCCGATGAGACCCAAAACCCTCCAAGAATACAAataatatccagactacagagatctgttccctagagcaggggtggccaaactgtgtccagatgtccatggactacaatgaccgtGAGcctctgccatgctggcaggggctcaaggtcattgtagtccatggacatctgaagagacacaatttggccaccccggcCCTAGAGAAATTGGGTGTTTTGGCAGATGTTACTCCAGTGAGGTCCTCGTCCTTTCCAACTCCATccgcaaatctccaggtgttttccaacctgtATCTTGCAACTCTATCCCCCCATCTCCTACAATGACCAAGGGGGGACCTGGTAACCTACAAAGAAAGCATTTATTTCCTACATCCCCTTCTCCACATATGGGCCCAAGGGAGCTTTCAGTCAGGgttgcaagcctccaggtggcagctggagatctcccataactgatctccagatgaccaagatcagatcccctgaagaaaatgggtgttttgtcCCCTGATAaggtctctccccaaaccccacattCCCTAAGCTCCACTCCAGGAATCTCCAGAACTGCCAACCCTACTTCCAACACATGTTGACAATCGGTAAAACCAACATTATTTTTAGAAAACCCCCAAAACAAGGGGTTGGATCCTGCAGACCTCCTGCTCTAATAACCATGTCTTCTGTCAGCGTAATGAGCcttacagtcatagaatcatagagttggaagggacctccagggtcatctagtccaaccccctgcagaatgcaggaaattcgcaacAATTTCCCTATGAGAAATAGCTGCTCCTTCTAAGGAAGGCTCTTGACACCTGAGAAGGGAAATGCTGTGAGCAGAACAGATCTGTGGAATCTAATACCTCTTCCATTACAGAAACCAGGCAGCCAGCAATATCAGTCAAGAGAAAGACGATCCACCATCAAATGCTcttgtaaacaaaacaaaacaaaacaaaacaaaacaaaacaaaacaggcttGTGCTCCTTTCTGAACATCTGCAGCGTGGTGACCCTCTTCCTGTAGCCTCTTCCACCTAGCACAAATATTCCCAACCTTTTTCACTCCATAGGGACCTCTGGAATTCCAACGTagcatggtgggcacagtcacaaaatggctgccacaagaggctaagccagctacaaaatggctgccactgcttACCCACAGTCACACAATGAAGATACTTGTGCCATAGTGGCTGTggctgccaaaacaacatttttaaagatctgcacagccaatcaaatatcctgtggccaatcagaatccccactgggcaaaagccccgtttggccccacccactttctaaaaatactttcctGGCAAGCACCAGGAAAGGACCTGGTAGATGGGATGGCACccatgttgaggacccctgacCTGGAGAGATGAAGAGTAACAAGAGGATCCTGGGATAATCATCCGTGGGGGCTTCATGGCTGGATTCTGAGATCACCTCTATTAACTAGGCAGATGGCAAAGCAAGCAGGAGCTGTAATCTGCCCCTGGAACAGTCACGAACAGTCATGAACAGAGTCCATGCAGCCGAAACTAACCTTTGCCAGCACTGCAAATGCACTGGGAATTTGATGGTGGAGAAAGACTTAAAGGGAAACCATTGCTACCCTCCCAGCACTCGTACTCCAGTTTGGAGTTGGTGAAGCCCCCTTTAGCCACTTTGCACCAACTAAGTTAGAATATTAGCAGATGTTTCTGGATCATTGTCCCTGGTCAATCGTCCCCTGCTTTTGCATTTTGCAGACATCCTGTCAACATTTTGACTGATTTGCTCATTTGGATAGATTTACGCATctctcaaagagcctcttgtggcgcagagtggtaaggcagccgtctgaaagctttgcccatgaggctgggagttcaatcccagcagccggctcaaggttgactcagccttccatccttccgaggtcggtaaactgagtacccagcttgctggggggtaaacggtaatgactggggaaggcactggcaaaccaccccgcattgagtctgccatgaaaacgctggagggcgtcaccccaagggtcagacatgactcggtgctttcacaggggatacctttacctttacctttttacgcATCTCTCTGGTCTCTCTAAAGGGGGACGTGTCTCTCTAATGGATGCATCCTGTTTCAACTCTCCAAGTTTTCCCAGGCATGTGCACGAACACTAAAGCACCAGGAAATATGTAGGGGAGGACCTTGGTACAGTGGAAGAGACTCAGCTTTGCATATATATtacaggttcaattcccagcatctccagtaaaataagaccaggtaggaggtggtgggaaaaacctatgtctgagaccctggaaaactGCTGCCAGTCCAAGTAGACAATATGGGCcatgatggtctgattcaatattcagcagcttcatgtgtacagTCTGACACCCTGCTGCTTAAATATATTGTGGATTGTTGATAATGCAGTGCAGGAAAATTCTATTTTTCTAATAAGAACAGTCACTCTTGCGGCTTTTGCATTAGGAAGGAGAAGCCAGTGAAGAGAGAATGAATGCAGGATGCAACCAAGCTCTCGGATAAAAAAAATTAGGgtccttttccctttccctgtCTGACTTACCAGCCCCCGGTACCTCCTCGCCTTCCACAAAGAGCTCATCTTGTTCAGGCTCCTCCAGTAGCGAGAGGTCTTCCGGGGGCCACCGTAGCTCCCCGCTTTCCACGTCCCCCACTTCGATGGGTTCCACCACGATGGAGGGCAGGCGATTCTTCCGGCCGGCCGGACTCTCTGGCCCCGATTCGTAGGGGTCTTCATAAAGACACCGGCTGGATCCTTTGTTCATGTCATCATGCAGTTCCTCGCACGACAGCTCCCAGCAACTCCCCTTGCACGAGGGCCCTCGGCCACACATCTCCTCGCACGCCAGCCCTCCAGACTCCCGGCACATCTCGTTGGGTGGCTCCCCAGGGAGGCCTTCACAGGGCTCCAAGGGAGGGCCCCTGAAGGGATCAGCACCCAGACCCTGCGGAGGGCTTAGGAAGAGCTGGGGACAAACCAGAGCAGGATCAGCTTGAACTGCAAGGCATGAGAAGTGGGGAAGCCTACATAAAGGATGGCTGCAGGCaagacatttttcacagtcattcagcagtggaataggctgcctaaggaggtggtgagctccccctcactggcagtcttcaagcaaaggttggatacacacttctcttggatgctttaggatgcttagggctgatcctgcgttgagcagggggttggactagatggcctgtatggccccttccaactctgattctatgattctatgttacaaACGCTTCATTATGGCGCCTGGCTGGCCATTCCTTTGAAGTTGCCAAAAGGACTGGAGAACAATATCTTCTGCCTTTAAGAGATAATATCTGTTTAAGAGAGGCTTGATGAGTGGAAATATCAGAGGACAACCCTGCTGGCCTGCTATagattggagtccagcagcactgtagagaccaagaagattttcagggtataaggaAGTCTTCACTGTCAAAAGCTTATTATCCTCCCTCCCCAACTTGTGGGTCGatggatggccaaactgcggcttaccagacgtccatgaactacaattcccatgagcccgccagcatgtgctggcagggattcgtgggagttgtagtccttgggcatctagagccacagtatggctacCCCTGTTACTGGACTGAACTCCCATCATGCCTCTTTTAAAAGAGCAGGACATCAGCCTTGTTGACAGCCCTGCCTTTGTGGTTGGGGCAGGTTCCTGGTTATCTTTCTCCCTTTTGTAACATCCAGTCCAATGGAGAATTCTGGGAAGCTGGGAAGATTTTACCCTGTTGTGTGAACATTTGGTTGGGTCTAATTAGAGGTACTgtcctcacctggatggcccaggttagcccaaaTCTCATTCTGAGAATCAGAAGCTAAGGGTTAGTACTCAGGCGACCcacaaggaagtcctgggttgctacaGGAGGATGCATATCCTCCTGGACAGGTGGAAGGTTGGAAGGATGCTGGTACttagagggaggaagagagagatggaCTTCTAGCTGACGTTTGCGGAAATTGTGAGAAAAGCCTTGGGGTGGAGCGCCACGAattgaataaagcagtaagggcactgtgggaggagttagggtgggccctgtccgggataaaaactcagagaggccaatcaggagccacaaagtggctcctgattggcccctccgagtgtccatcccgccccaagcagccaagggggagccgcacggctgcttcacccgcccagacagccacgggtgaggggtgggccgcgccgccttctcctggccggcggagcggcctcgctgcgtcgtagacccggcgaggccgctccgccagccgggagaaggctcgagagagcctcgggtggggggtggccctgctcccaggccatctagcacccatttcattcctgagtgaaatgggctttagatctagtcatagaataataagagttggaagggaccccatgggaAGCATCTATGCAGGGAGAAGCAGCCTTTTGGGCTCCAGGGCCTTAAAATTGGCAGGGTCTAGGTATGAAGATGTCCATATACCAGCAAACAAcataggggtgggggagacaagGGTTGTACTTGACCCTACACGCTTGTAGCAagccagccccctccctgccccagcaaAGCTGCCAACATCTCAGGAATTCTCTTGGACATGACTGTGGCCATGCAAGTCTGGGAAATGGTAAGGGTCAGAAGCCATGTTCGTTGCCTTCTCTCACACCTCTGGCCCCAGGGGTGCTGCCAGTGCCCTGCTGGCTTGAGCAGAGGCCTGGGGCCTAGCAAAACAGTCCAATGTGCCACTATCAtagtacgtgtgtgtgtgtggagggtttttttatttACTCCCGACCTACAGTTTGTTTGATCTCACCTGACTATTTAAAGAAGGTGCTCTCAGGGGGCTGTCCCCCCTGGCCGAGATCCACTGCATCTCTTGATCGGCGCTGAGCCCTGTTCCGTCAGGCGTGGCTcgaacacagcactccaggttCCCTGCTGGCGTCTGGCACGGGGCGCAGGCCTCGGTGGCCGTCTCGGGGCCCTCACATCCCCTCATCATTTCTGTCATGACCTCATTTGTGAGGCAAGGCTCTAAACTGAAATTTCGTGGGCCACCTGCCCGGacagaaaatggagaagaagaagcatgaaaagggCTGTCCCCCTGCTAATGAAATGTCAGTAAGTTAACTGCATGAATCGTAATCTACAAATTTTGCATACATCTGCCTGTGAGGGAAACATCACACTTGCATGTGTTTTGCTATAACAGGCGTTGCATTCAGCCATTTATTAATCATTTTAAGCATGGCTTTTTGACACACGTGCAACAGCAGCCCTCTTggaagagacatcccctcctgttgttgttgttgttattattattattactactattattatttaatttattacccgccactccgtagcaggctcgtggcgggttacagaatgtcCAGTTAAAATAACCCATTAAAACTCTATTAAAATAGACATAAAAGTACCAATACAGTAGAACCAACAGTccacaacatggcagaaaacacccaccccctacctctagagggtggaggagggagagacaAAATAATCAAAGTTGGAGCTTGACATCAGGGGGTCTCCACTGATCTTCCCcgactgccccagcctcaaccatagacctggcggaagagctccattttacaggccctgcggaacgctgtgTGAAAGAGACGGGAGAATGCCTCTTCTGGTCACACACATAACAGCGGTCATTGAAAGGGGCCTTCCCTCCTGCGTGAAAGAGaaaagggaatgcctcttctgggTACACATATCACAGCACGCATCAAAAGAGGTATTCCATGTGTGAgaggggaatgcctcttctgagcATGCATGTCTGCTGTGTGCCTCAAAAGAGGCCTTCCTTCCCAACGTGGGCACTcttctttcaaggcaagagagaaacaggtggtttactgcctgcctctgcgtagcaaccctggacttttttggaagtctcctatccaaatattaaccagggctgaccctgcttagattttgagatctgaggagatcagcatatcctgggccatccaagtcaaggCCTTTCAGTTGAAAAATACAGCTCTCCTGGGTTCCTTCTTCTAGGATTTAAGATAGTAGGCTGAGTGTATGTGTGCATATAAgaatattgagagccagtttggtgtagtggttaggagtgcggacttctaatctggcatgccgggttcaattctgtactcctccacatgctgccagctgggcgaccttgggctcgccacggcactgataaactgttctgaccaagcagtgatatcagggctctctcacccaccccacaggatgtctgttgtggggagaggaaagggaaggcaactgtaagccgctttgagattccttcgggtagagaaaagcggtatataagaaccaactcttcttcttcttctattgcaaaAAGGCCATGACTATTTGTTGATTTTAGCAATGGGGAGGGGTTCTTTCTCTACCTCAAATCATTGCCTAatgcagcctgtctcaacttttttgccattgagaaacccaggaaacattcttcaggcttcaagaaaccccggaagtggcaccttcgtacagaatatggttgggaagcagagctgtggacatgcccacctga
It contains:
- the LBHD1 gene encoding LBH domain-containing protein 1 isoform X1, with amino-acid sequence MTLRVLSNSMILFQMAPFGSTAMQGGPRNFSLEPCLTNEVMTEMMRGCEGPETATEACAPCQTPAGNLECCVRATPDGTGLSADQEMQWISARGDSPLRAPSLNSQLFLSPPQGLGADPFRGPPLEPCEGLPGEPPNEMCRESGGLACEEMCGRGPSCKGSCWELSCEELHDDMNKGSSRCLYEDPYESGPESPAGRKNRLPSIVVEPIEVGDVESGELRWPPEDLSLLEEPEQDELFVEGEEVPGAGLSSFESDLEEVIL
- the LBHD1 gene encoding LBH domain-containing protein 1 isoform X2, whose amino-acid sequence is MTEMMRGCEGPETATEACAPCQTPAGNLECCVRATPDGTGLSADQEMQWISARGDSPLRAPSLNSQLFLSPPQGLGADPFRGPPLEPCEGLPGEPPNEMCRESGGLACEEMCGRGPSCKGSCWELSCEELHDDMNKGSSRCLYEDPYESGPESPAGRKNRLPSIVVEPIEVGDVESGELRWPPEDLSLLEEPEQDELFVEGEEVPGAGLSSFESDLEEVIL